A window of Candidatus Methylomirabilota bacterium contains these coding sequences:
- a CDS encoding pyruvate, phosphate dikinase, translating into MARKYTYFFGKGRAEGRAEQKNLLGGKGANLHEMTALKIPVPPGFTISTDTCIEYFKQGRRFPRGLWSEVEAQVAKLERAMGKRFGDSKDPLLVSVRSGARISMPGMMDTVLNLGLNDQTVQGLIRRSQNPRFAYDSYRRLLQMFGDVVLGIKKIAFEGLLSDMKRQKRVTADTELTAEDLMELVEKFKEVVRREAGREFPQDPKEQLRMAISAVFESWHNKRAIEYRRIYKVPDDWGTAVNVQAMVFGNLGEDSGTGVAFTRDPSMGERRIYGEFLQNAQGEDVVAGIRTPRPISELKESWPRIYREFERICRTLERHYRDMMDIEFTIENGKLYMLQCRVGKRTAPAAIKIAVDMAKERLIDRKVAVLRVEPWQLEQLLHPRIDPKLKVRKLTKGLPASPGAAVGKAVFSAEEAVEAAEQKQKVILVRPETSPEDIAGMVAAQGILTARGGLTSHAAVVARGMGKACVAGCTDIVVNEEGGYFQIADLTVRRGDSITIDGTTGDVIIGEVELVQPEELTGEFGALIAWADSFRTIGIRTNADTPTDARVTRQFGAEGIGLCRTEHMFFEGDRIVAVREMILAKDADERRKALAKLLPMQKQDFKAIFELMDGLPVIIRTLDPPLHEFLPRKDEEIRKVTESMGVSEEALKDKVRYLQEFNPMLGHRGCRLGISHPEITEMQARAIFEAACELKREGKRPFPEIMIPLVGHVKELQLQREIVDRVAREVMKEYGVKVRYLVGTMIELPRAALVADQIAEAADFFSFGTNDLTQTTFGFSRDDAGRFLPLYLEKGILPSDPFATLDEQGVGALMRIGIEKGRRTKPQLEVGICGEHGGEPNSVELCHRLGLDYVSCSPYRVPIAKLAAAHAVLKTKVKVKEMGEK; encoded by the coding sequence ATCGCCAGGAAATACACCTACTTCTTCGGAAAGGGTCGGGCGGAAGGCAGGGCGGAGCAGAAGAATCTTTTGGGAGGCAAGGGGGCAAACCTTCATGAGATGACCGCCCTGAAGATTCCGGTACCGCCCGGCTTTACCATCTCAACCGATACCTGTATCGAGTACTTCAAGCAAGGCAGACGCTTCCCGCGCGGGCTCTGGTCGGAGGTCGAGGCGCAGGTCGCCAAGCTGGAGCGCGCCATGGGGAAGCGATTCGGCGATTCAAAGGATCCCCTTTTGGTCTCTGTCCGCTCCGGCGCCCGGATCTCAATGCCGGGGATGATGGATACCGTGTTGAACCTGGGGCTGAACGATCAGACGGTCCAGGGTCTCATCCGACGCTCTCAGAACCCGCGCTTCGCCTACGACAGCTACCGGCGACTGCTCCAGATGTTCGGAGATGTGGTGCTGGGCATCAAAAAGATTGCGTTCGAGGGGCTTCTCAGCGACATGAAGCGACAGAAGCGGGTGACGGCCGATACGGAGTTGACGGCCGAGGACCTCATGGAGTTGGTAGAAAAATTTAAGGAAGTCGTCCGCCGTGAGGCGGGACGAGAGTTTCCCCAGGATCCCAAGGAACAGCTTCGCATGGCGATCAGCGCCGTATTCGAGTCCTGGCACAACAAACGGGCGATCGAGTATCGTCGGATCTACAAGGTGCCCGACGACTGGGGGACCGCCGTCAACGTGCAGGCGATGGTCTTCGGCAATCTGGGCGAGGACTCCGGCACGGGGGTCGCGTTCACCCGCGATCCATCGATGGGGGAGAGGCGGATCTATGGAGAATTTCTCCAGAACGCCCAGGGCGAAGACGTGGTGGCCGGCATCCGGACGCCTCGCCCCATCTCCGAGTTGAAGGAGTCGTGGCCCCGTATCTATCGGGAGTTTGAGCGGATCTGTCGAACGCTGGAGCGCCATTACCGCGACATGATGGACATCGAGTTTACCATCGAGAATGGGAAGCTCTATATGTTGCAGTGTCGCGTCGGCAAACGGACGGCCCCCGCCGCCATCAAGATCGCCGTGGATATGGCGAAGGAGCGCCTGATCGATCGCAAGGTAGCCGTCCTGCGGGTCGAGCCGTGGCAGCTCGAACAACTGCTGCATCCGCGGATCGATCCAAAGCTGAAGGTCCGTAAGCTCACCAAGGGCCTGCCGGCCTCACCCGGGGCCGCCGTCGGCAAGGCGGTTTTCAGTGCGGAGGAGGCGGTAGAGGCGGCAGAGCAGAAGCAGAAGGTTATCCTGGTCAGGCCTGAGACCTCTCCCGAGGATATCGCGGGGATGGTGGCGGCGCAGGGGATCCTGACGGCTCGAGGCGGACTCACCAGCCATGCGGCGGTGGTGGCGCGTGGGATGGGGAAGGCCTGCGTGGCCGGCTGCACCGACATCGTCGTCAACGAGGAGGGCGGCTACTTCCAGATCGCCGATCTGACCGTCCGGCGAGGGGACTCGATCACCATCGACGGCACCACGGGTGATGTCATCATCGGCGAGGTGGAGTTGGTTCAGCCCGAGGAGCTGACCGGGGAATTCGGCGCCTTGATTGCGTGGGCGGACAGCTTCCGGACGATCGGCATCCGAACCAACGCCGATACGCCGACCGACGCGCGGGTTACGCGACAGTTCGGGGCCGAGGGGATCGGGCTGTGTCGGACCGAACATATGTTCTTTGAGGGTGATCGAATCGTCGCCGTACGCGAGATGATCCTGGCGAAGGACGCCGACGAGCGACGGAAGGCGCTGGCCAAGCTGCTACCGATGCAGAAACAGGACTTTAAGGCGATCTTCGAGCTGATGGACGGCCTGCCGGTTATCATCAGGACGCTCGACCCCCCGCTGCATGAGTTCCTGCCGAGAAAGGACGAGGAGATCCGAAAGGTGACGGAGAGCATGGGTGTATCGGAGGAGGCGCTGAAGGACAAGGTCCGCTACCTCCAGGAGTTCAATCCGATGCTGGGCCATCGCGGCTGCCGCTTGGGGATCAGCCACCCGGAGATCACCGAGATGCAGGCGCGGGCGATCTTTGAGGCGGCCTGCGAGCTGAAGCGGGAAGGGAAGCGCCCGTTCCCGGAGATCATGATCCCGCTTGTCGGCCACGTCAAGGAGTTACAGCTTCAGCGGGAGATCGTCGATCGGGTGGCGCGTGAGGTGATGAAGGAGTACGGTGTGAAGGTCCGTTATCTGGTAGGGACGATGATCGAGCTCCCCAGGGCGGCGTTGGTGGCCGATCAGATCGCCGAAGCGGCCGATTTCTTCTCGTTCGGGACCAACGATCTGACTCAGACTACCTTCGGCTTTTCACGCGACGACGCCGGTCGGTTCCTCCCCCTCTATCTGGAAAAGGGGATCCTGCCATCCGATCCCTTCGCCACCCTCGACGAGCAGGGGGTGGGTGCGCTGATGCGGATCGGGATCGAAAAGGGGCGTCGGACCAAGCCGCAGTTGGAGGTCGGTATCTGCGGTGAGCATGGCGGCGAACCGAACTCCGTCGAGCTCTGCCACCGCTTGGGCCTGGACTATGTGAGCTGCTCGCCGTACCGGGTTCCTATCGCCAAGCTGGCCGCGGCCCACGCCGTTCTGAAGACGAAGGTCAAGGTCAAGGAGATGGGGGAGAAATAG
- a CDS encoding cytochrome-c peroxidase has translation MKRSAFSLSSFRRKPESSVPDISWRSVIVAILVVGSLLNRSEAEAPYKLTLPLGLQEEAAYIPPDNPLTPEKIELGRQLYFDGRLSADGTVSCATCHASDQGFSDGRPTSIGIKGQVGERNAPVTFNRLFSQEQFWDGRSASLEDQALKPIENPIEMGNTLDHMVSTLSAIKGYRKQFKQVFGTTVNATGVAKAIAAFERSLVCGNSAFDRYEDGDDNALSESEQRGLELFREKGNCVRCHTGFAFTDERYHNIGVGFDKPNPDLGRYNVTKKESDKGAFKTPTLRNIAASAPYFHDGSAKTLEDVVEFYDKGGIKNPNLSNEIKRLLLTVPEQGDLVAFLKSLSCPELQVAVPALPK, from the coding sequence ATGAAGAGGTCAGCGTTCTCTCTATCGTCATTCCGGCGAAAGCCGGAATCCAGCGTTCCGGATATTTCCTGGCGTTCGGTTATTGTCGCGATACTTGTCGTAGGCAGCCTTCTCAATCGGAGCGAGGCAGAGGCTCCGTATAAACTGACACTCCCCCTGGGTCTCCAGGAAGAGGCCGCGTACATTCCGCCTGATAATCCGTTGACACCGGAGAAGATCGAACTGGGACGGCAGCTTTACTTTGACGGCCGTCTCTCGGCAGACGGAACCGTGTCCTGTGCCACCTGCCACGCATCCGACCAGGGGTTCTCCGATGGCCGTCCTACCTCTATAGGGATCAAAGGACAGGTGGGCGAACGGAATGCGCCCGTGACGTTCAATCGGCTCTTCAGTCAAGAGCAGTTCTGGGATGGTCGTTCCGCCTCACTCGAAGACCAAGCCCTTAAGCCGATCGAAAACCCGATCGAGATGGGCAATACCCTGGACCACATGGTCTCGACCCTGTCGGCGATTAAAGGCTACCGTAAACAGTTCAAACAGGTATTCGGGACCACGGTCAACGCTACAGGTGTGGCGAAGGCCATCGCCGCATTCGAGCGTAGCCTCGTATGCGGCAATTCGGCGTTCGACCGATATGAGGATGGCGACGACAACGCGCTTTCAGAGAGTGAGCAGCGGGGGCTTGAACTGTTCCGCGAGAAGGGGAATTGCGTACGATGCCATACCGGGTTCGCCTTTACCGATGAACGCTACCACAACATCGGCGTAGGATTCGACAAGCCGAACCCCGATTTGGGACGGTATAACGTGACCAAGAAAGAATCGGATAAGGGAGCCTTCAAGACGCCGACCCTGCGTAACATTGCCGCCAGCGCCCCCTACTTCCACGACGGCAGCGCCAAGACCCTCGAGGACGTCGTCGAGTTCTACGATAAGGGCGGCATCAAGAACCCGAACCTGTCGAACGAAATCAAGCGACTATTGCTGACGGTCCCGGAACAGGGCGATCTCGTCGCATTCCTGAAGTCGCTGAGCTGTCCCGAACTGCAGGTAGCCGTTCCGGCGTTGCCCAAATAA
- a CDS encoding Rieske (2Fe-2S) protein, whose amino-acid sequence MADQGTTGENREEPVIATPEESNATLWSRRDFFCLAGWCGIGAGLGIGGVAFGRFMFPRVLFEPEAVFKAGQPEEYPVGTVSERWKQEEGVWIVHEPEGFYALLAVCTHLGCTPNWLNTENKFKCPCHGSGFRRDGINFEGPAPRPLERVKIDVAEDGQLVIDKSVQFRYERGDWTKPGAFLKLKV is encoded by the coding sequence ATGGCCGATCAGGGTACCACCGGAGAAAATCGAGAAGAGCCTGTGATCGCGACACCGGAGGAGAGCAATGCGACCCTCTGGTCGAGGCGCGATTTTTTTTGTCTCGCAGGGTGGTGCGGAATCGGGGCGGGGCTCGGGATCGGCGGCGTGGCGTTCGGACGCTTCATGTTCCCGCGTGTCCTCTTCGAGCCGGAGGCGGTCTTCAAGGCCGGCCAGCCGGAGGAATATCCGGTCGGCACCGTCAGCGAACGGTGGAAACAGGAGGAGGGTGTGTGGATCGTCCACGAGCCCGAAGGCTTTTATGCGCTTTTGGCCGTCTGCACCCATCTCGGCTGCACCCCGAACTGGCTGAATACCGAGAATAAGTTCAAATGTCCCTGCCACGGCAGCGGCTTCCGCCGAGACGGGATCAACTTTGAGGGTCCCGCCCCGAGGCCGCTGGAGCGGGTCAAGATCGACGTGGCCGAAGATGGGCAGCTTGTGATCGACAAGAGCGTCCAGTTCCGGTACGAGCGAGGCGACTGGACCAAGCCCGGGGCATTTCTCAAGCTCAAGGTGTAG
- a CDS encoding cytochrome C, with protein MAEITEQAKEPTIPKPVAQPSGAKEPVVADRVHVWPYLVRNEFICSIIVMVILTVWAILIDAPLEEPANPTRTPNPSKAPWYFLGLQEMLVYFDPWFAGVVLPSLIIVGLMIIPYIDVNPKGNGYYTFRERPFAITTFLFGFFFLWISLIITGVFFRGPGWNLFWPWETWDPHMVIALTNVDLPAWGPFKWLGNPKIFGVELIGLVLIALYFGTAVLFYYAKRDASDTIRQLGPVRYGIVAFLFLTMMSLPIKAFLRLAFNVKYVWVTPWFNI; from the coding sequence ATGGCTGAGATAACAGAGCAAGCGAAAGAGCCGACGATACCGAAACCGGTTGCGCAGCCGAGCGGCGCAAAAGAACCTGTGGTGGCCGATCGGGTCCACGTCTGGCCTTACCTCGTCCGCAATGAGTTTATTTGTTCGATTATCGTGATGGTGATCCTGACCGTCTGGGCGATTCTGATCGATGCGCCCCTGGAAGAGCCGGCCAACCCTACACGAACCCCCAATCCGAGCAAGGCGCCATGGTATTTTCTCGGACTGCAGGAGATGCTGGTCTATTTCGACCCGTGGTTTGCCGGCGTGGTCCTGCCCAGCCTGATCATCGTCGGGTTGATGATCATCCCGTACATCGATGTGAATCCCAAGGGGAACGGCTATTACACCTTCAGAGAGCGCCCCTTTGCGATTACGACGTTTCTGTTCGGCTTTTTCTTTCTCTGGATCTCACTGATTATCACGGGCGTCTTCTTCAGGGGCCCAGGCTGGAACCTGTTCTGGCCGTGGGAGACCTGGGATCCCCATATGGTGATTGCGCTCACCAATGTCGATCTGCCCGCGTGGGGTCCGTTCAAGTGGCTGGGTAACCCCAAGATCTTCGGGGTTGAACTGATCGGACTGGTCCTGATCGCGCTCTACTTCGGTACGGCGGTCCTCTTCTACTACGCAAAACGGGATGCGAGCGACACGATCCGCCAGTTAGGCCCTGTACGGTACGGGATTGTCGCCTTCCTCTTTTTAACGATGATGAGCCTTCCCATTAAGGCGTTCCTCCGCCTGGCATTCAATGTCAAGTATGTCTGGGTGACGCCTTGGTTCAATATTTGA
- the cyoE gene encoding protoheme IX farnesyltransferase: MMSIAHTLGVEFTRASRRAADFVSLMKPRILLMVLFTTCAGFYLGVPGGTDYAALLQVLIGTALAGGGTLALNQFLERDLDTRMVRTQLRPLPSGRLQPTEALLFGVLLVIVGLLYLALSVNVVSSIAAAATMGGYLLLYTPMKRKSAWCLVIGALPGALPPLIGWTAATGGIGIEAWVLFTILYVWQLPHTLAIAMQYRDDFARAGIRLLPAIDPNDTIARVQIVTHCLLLLAVSLLPTVIGFAGLLYGLGAVTLGLGMLGCAVVLIRRRSTTDARRLVLASLVYLPVLLLLMMVDQVPL; this comes from the coding sequence ATGATGTCCATCGCGCATACATTGGGAGTCGAATTTACGCGCGCATCCAGGCGAGCGGCGGATTTCGTGTCGCTGATGAAGCCGCGTATCCTGCTGATGGTCCTGTTTACGACCTGTGCGGGTTTCTACCTGGGGGTTCCCGGTGGGACCGACTACGCGGCGCTCCTGCAGGTTCTGATCGGTACGGCGCTTGCTGGGGGCGGAACGCTTGCGCTGAACCAGTTTCTCGAGCGGGACCTGGATACCAGGATGGTGCGGACGCAGCTTCGGCCGCTGCCGTCCGGTCGGCTCCAGCCGACGGAGGCGTTACTTTTTGGCGTACTGCTCGTCATCGTCGGCCTGCTCTACCTGGCGCTCTCGGTCAATGTCGTGAGCAGTATCGCGGCGGCGGCCACAATGGGAGGCTATCTGTTGCTGTACACGCCGATGAAGCGTAAGAGCGCGTGGTGTCTCGTTATCGGAGCGCTACCGGGGGCGTTGCCGCCGCTGATCGGCTGGACGGCGGCGACGGGCGGGATCGGCATCGAGGCGTGGGTACTGTTCACCATCCTGTATGTGTGGCAGCTTCCGCACACGCTGGCCATCGCTATGCAGTATCGGGACGATTTTGCCAGGGCAGGGATTCGACTCCTACCCGCGATCGATCCGAACGACACCATCGCGAGGGTGCAGATTGTGACGCATTGCCTCCTTCTGCTCGCCGTCAGCCTGCTGCCGACCGTGATCGGGTTTGCCGGCCTTCTCTATGGGCTGGGCGCGGTGACACTGGGTCTCGGGATGCTGGGTTGCGCAGTTGTGCTCATCCGGCGGCGGTCGACGACGGACGCCAGGCGGCTGGTGCTCGCGTCGCTCGTCTACCTCCCGGTCCTGCTCCTGCTGATGATGGTGGACCAGGTACCGCTGTAG
- a CDS encoding cytochrome B6 yields the protein MPNLEELKKRIVESQLWRSIFRHEYADTPRNRVLQIMANVFLHLHPPKIRRHAIKVRFTWCMGGVTFLMFLVTVVTGVILMFYYRPVAEYAYADMKYLQYDVPFGMIMRNMHRWAAHGMVITVWLHMFRVFMTGSYKPPREFNWVVGVILLTITLLLSFTGYLLPWDQLSIWAVTVGTNMARATPFVGSEGPFGEVVGVTPRYDARAFLLGGTLVGPPALLRFYVLHCIFLPILISLLMIVHFWRIRKDGGISGPL from the coding sequence ATGCCCAATCTGGAGGAGCTGAAAAAACGGATCGTCGAGTCGCAGCTCTGGCGCTCGATTTTTCGTCATGAGTACGCGGATACCCCGCGCAATCGGGTGCTCCAGATCATGGCGAACGTGTTTCTTCATCTGCACCCGCCCAAGATCCGTCGTCACGCCATCAAGGTCCGCTTTACCTGGTGCATGGGCGGTGTCACCTTTCTGATGTTCCTGGTAACCGTTGTGACCGGCGTCATCCTGATGTTCTACTATCGCCCGGTAGCCGAGTATGCCTATGCCGATATGAAATACCTGCAGTACGATGTCCCGTTCGGGATGATCATGCGCAACATGCACCGATGGGCGGCCCATGGCATGGTCATCACCGTCTGGCTGCACATGTTCCGTGTCTTTATGACCGGCTCATACAAGCCCCCCAGGGAGTTCAACTGGGTCGTGGGGGTCATTCTGCTGACCATTACACTGCTTCTGAGTTTCACCGGCTACCTGCTGCCGTGGGATCAACTGTCGATCTGGGCGGTGACGGTCGGGACCAACATGGCCAGGGCCACCCCCTTCGTGGGGAGCGAGGGTCCATTCGGTGAGGTGGTCGGCGTGACCCCGCGGTACGATGCCAGGGCCTTCTTGCTGGGCGGCACCCTTGTGGGACCGCCCGCGCTCCTCAGATTCTACGTGCTGCACTGCATCTTCCTGCCGATTCTGATCAGCCTTCTCATGATCGTCCATTTCTGGAGGATCAGGAAGGACGGGGGGATCTCGGGGCCGTTATAG
- a CDS encoding MBL fold metallo-hydrolase, whose protein sequence is MSPTLYLRQIEVGEMANYVYLIGSTRTKKAAVIDPAWEIDRIVKLAQADGMRLTHILVTHTHPDHVGGKLFNLQIQGVAELLDRIDAKVIVHQAEASHLTPFAGSNIMRVEHGDTLSLGDIVVTMIHTPGHTPGSQCFLVQDHLIAGDTLFIGSCGRVDLPSSSPEQMYDSLTNRVMKLDDKTVVLPGHNYAAGRTSSSIGEERNTNPYLQCRSLAAFLRVTGHA, encoded by the coding sequence ATGAGTCCTACACTGTATCTGCGGCAGATCGAAGTGGGGGAGATGGCCAACTACGTCTATCTGATCGGCTCGACCAGGACGAAGAAGGCGGCTGTTATCGATCCCGCCTGGGAGATCGACAGAATCGTGAAGCTTGCCCAAGCCGATGGAATGCGGCTCACCCATATCCTGGTCACCCATACCCATCCCGATCACGTGGGCGGCAAACTGTTCAATCTGCAGATCCAGGGGGTAGCGGAACTGCTCGACCGGATCGATGCCAAGGTGATCGTTCATCAGGCTGAGGCGAGCCATCTGACCCCCTTTGCCGGATCGAACATCATGCGGGTCGAGCACGGCGATACGCTGAGCCTGGGCGACATCGTCGTCACGATGATCCATACGCCCGGCCATACGCCGGGATCGCAATGTTTCCTGGTGCAGGATCATCTGATTGCCGGCGACACACTGTTCATCGGATCGTGCGGCCGCGTCGACCTGCCGAGCAGCAGCCCCGAGCAGATGTACGATTCGCTGACCAATCGGGTCATGAAACTGGACGACAAGACAGTGGTCTTGCCGGGCCACAACTACGCCGCAGGTCGAACCTCCAGCAGTATCGGCGAAGAGCGCAACACAAACCCTTATCTACAGTGCCGCTCCCTCGCGGCGTTTCTCCGCGTTACGGGCCATGCCTGA
- a CDS encoding cysteine methyltransferase, whose amino-acid sequence MSPLLRYAPVSTPLGRLYVAYRGMTVCCAALESNGRGFERLCAREFGVCPIRVSSIPEKMAIQIRNALAGRRRFTGRIDLSSLTPFQQRVLQKVRTIPAGEVRSYRWVAQAIGAERAVRAVGTALANNPVPLLIPCHRVVRSDGRLGEYSGGGSSVKAKLLAREGVDLDRLMQRQNRRSFTVVRRKGGADRPGSAA is encoded by the coding sequence ATGTCGCCACTTCTTCGGTACGCACCGGTGTCAACCCCGCTTGGCCGGCTCTATGTAGCCTATCGCGGCATGACTGTCTGCTGTGCCGCCCTCGAGTCGAACGGCCGGGGCTTTGAGCGGTTATGTGCGAGAGAGTTCGGCGTTTGCCCCATACGGGTTTCCTCCATCCCGGAGAAGATGGCTATACAGATACGGAATGCCTTGGCGGGGAGGCGGCGTTTCACCGGCCGGATCGACCTGTCCAGCCTCACGCCCTTCCAACAGAGGGTCTTGCAAAAGGTTCGAACCATCCCCGCCGGCGAGGTGCGCTCGTACCGATGGGTCGCACAGGCGATTGGCGCGGAGCGGGCGGTACGTGCGGTCGGGACGGCATTGGCAAACAATCCGGTTCCGCTGTTGATTCCCTGCCATCGTGTGGTCAGGAGCGATGGTCGCCTCGGTGAGTATTCCGGTGGCGGCTCGTCCGTCAAAGCAAAGTTGCTGGCCCGGGAGGGTGTCGATCTGGATCGCCTCATGCAGCGGCAGAATCGCCGATCGTTCACCGTCGTCCGACGCAAGGGCGGTGCGGATCGGCCGGGTTCTGCGGCTTGA
- a CDS encoding metallophosphoesterase: MDHTLKQPGERPDTSMEITRRVFIHKSLLAGAAAGAASAGWLPWMNTLDLAFGAEAFKFAWISDSHLYPKTVNTRFVDKVTRAVKDLQTMSPPADFLIYGGDLAQLGDPVELELGADILKEITIKKVFIPGEHDWYLDMGARWQQLFGKPTWTFDHKGVRFIGLDTVSRGPDYWTAKRMTPKERMGHMATLDGSVAGAWAGVGRDQLEWLARTLSDWPKNKPVVIFSHNPLYEYYPPWNFWVRDWREVHEVLRPYTNVTNIHGHTHQVLYNEIGKVRSIGMLATSWTWPYAPEGVPALTRCKVRVDPGDPFDGVGWSKLTMSAAEKIENEYVMWRKDILGEAPWDSGCADNNNQILSPRIADREWPYYGAYK; this comes from the coding sequence ATGGACCACACATTGAAGCAACCCGGCGAGCGACCGGATACGAGCATGGAAATCACCCGGCGGGTGTTCATCCACAAGTCGCTGCTGGCCGGCGCGGCCGCCGGGGCGGCGTCCGCCGGATGGCTGCCATGGATGAATACGCTCGATCTGGCGTTTGGCGCTGAAGCCTTCAAGTTCGCCTGGATCTCCGACTCCCACCTCTACCCAAAGACCGTCAACACCCGCTTCGTCGACAAGGTCACCCGGGCGGTGAAAGATCTCCAGACCATGTCCCCACCCGCCGATTTCCTGATCTATGGCGGCGATCTGGCGCAACTCGGCGATCCGGTCGAGCTGGAGCTTGGGGCTGATATTCTGAAAGAGATCACCATCAAGAAAGTGTTTATCCCAGGCGAACATGACTGGTACCTCGATATGGGAGCGAGGTGGCAACAGCTCTTCGGTAAGCCCACCTGGACCTTCGATCACAAGGGGGTCCGCTTTATCGGACTCGATACGGTCAGTCGCGGTCCCGACTACTGGACAGCGAAGAGGATGACCCCTAAGGAGCGGATGGGCCACATGGCCACCCTCGATGGGAGTGTGGCCGGCGCGTGGGCCGGTGTCGGCCGCGACCAGCTCGAATGGCTTGCCCGCACGCTGTCAGACTGGCCTAAGAACAAGCCGGTCGTCATCTTCAGCCACAACCCGCTATATGAATACTACCCGCCGTGGAATTTCTGGGTGCGGGACTGGCGCGAGGTTCATGAGGTGCTGAGGCCGTATACGAACGTCACCAATATCCACGGCCACACCCATCAGGTGTTATACAACGAGATCGGAAAGGTGCGCTCGATCGGGATGCTGGCCACGTCCTGGACCTGGCCGTATGCGCCTGAGGGGGTGCCGGCGTTGACCAGGTGCAAGGTTCGCGTCGATCCCGGCGATCCCTTTGACGGGGTCGGGTGGTCGAAATTGACGATGAGCGCCGCCGAGAAGATCGAAAATGAATACGTCATGTGGCGAAAGGATATTCTCGGAGAGGCACCGTGGGACTCAGGATGCGCGGATAACAACAATCAGATCCTAAGCCCGCGAATAGCCGACCGCGAGTGGCCCTACTACGGCGCGTACAAGTAA
- a CDS encoding cytochrome-c peroxidase, whose amino-acid sequence MQRRARQVLMVGTLFSIAVSLSATESGAEGTYKLKLPLGLQEDAAYIPPDNPLTADKINLGKQLYFDPRLSADGTVACATCHAPDKGFSDGRPTSTGIKGQVGGRNAPVTINRLFSQDQFWDGRSPSLEDQALGPVQNPIEMGHTLPAMVATLDKMQGYKEQFKKAFGTGVTKEGVAKAIASFERTLVCGNSAFDRFEAGDKKALSPSAQRGLTLFQGKKANCVACHTGFNFTDESYHNLGVGMGKKDPDLGRFKVTKKESDTGAFKTPTLRNIAASAPYMHDGSEKTLEAVIDFYDKGGITNPNLSKEIKPLKLTAREKGDLTAFMKSLSCPDLKVAAPALPK is encoded by the coding sequence ATGCAACGACGGGCAAGACAGGTACTCATGGTTGGCACACTCTTCTCCATCGCAGTGAGTCTTTCTGCCACAGAAAGCGGTGCGGAAGGGACATACAAGCTCAAGTTGCCGTTGGGCCTGCAAGAGGACGCGGCGTATATCCCGCCGGACAATCCGTTAACAGCCGACAAGATCAACCTCGGCAAGCAGCTCTATTTTGATCCGCGGCTCTCAGCCGATGGGACCGTCGCCTGCGCCACCTGCCATGCGCCGGATAAAGGGTTCTCCGACGGCCGCCCTACCTCGACCGGGATCAAAGGACAGGTGGGAGGACGCAATGCCCCAGTGACGATCAATCGGCTCTTCAGCCAGGATCAGTTCTGGGACGGCCGGTCCCCCTCGTTGGAAGACCAGGCACTGGGTCCGGTTCAGAACCCGATCGAAATGGGCCACACCCTGCCCGCCATGGTGGCGACACTGGATAAGATGCAGGGGTATAAGGAGCAATTTAAAAAGGCCTTCGGGACGGGGGTCACAAAGGAGGGTGTCGCCAAGGCTATCGCATCCTTCGAGCGGACGCTCGTTTGCGGCAACTCTGCCTTCGATAGGTTTGAGGCCGGCGATAAGAAGGCCCTCTCGCCAAGCGCCCAGCGGGGGCTCACCCTCTTTCAAGGGAAAAAGGCTAATTGTGTTGCGTGTCATACCGGCTTCAACTTCACCGATGAAAGTTATCACAACCTCGGCGTAGGGATGGGCAAAAAGGACCCGGATCTCGGCCGCTTCAAGGTTACCAAGAAGGAGTCCGACACGGGCGCCTTCAAGACTCCGACCCTGCGCAATATCGCCGCCAGCGCCCCCTATATGCATGATGGCAGCGAGAAGACATTGGAGGCGGTGATTGATTTCTACGATAAAGGCGGCATCACCAATCCGAATCTTTCAAAAGAGATCAAGCCGCTCAAGCTAACGGCCCGGGAAAAGGGAGATCTGACGGCGTTTATGAAGTCGCTGAGCTGTCCCGATCTCAAGGTAGCCGCGCCTGCGCTTCCAAAGTAG